The DNA segment GCCCGTAGTCCCGGTAAACGTGCTCGAATATGGGCATCTCTTCGCGGCACGGGCCGCACCAGACCGCCCAGAAGTTGACGATCACCGGCTTCCCGCGCAGTTCCGAGAGCCCGAGCGACTCGCCGCCATCCGCGCTATCCCCCTGGTACAGCGATATGCTGAAATCCGCCGCGCGGTCAGCGGCGCGCCCAACTACGGCGCCCGCCCACAGGAACGCAAGCGCGCCGGCAATCAGCGTCGCCGCGTCGATGAAGACCGCCCGCCGCATTCTCCCTCTGTTGTGGCCCACTGTGGTGTCATCCATGCCGGCCTCACTGTTTACCTGCGAAATCGCGCAGGTAGTTGATCAGGCGCCATATCTCCTCCTCGGTCATCGCGCCGCCCAGCGCCGGCATGCCTGAGCCCGGGAGGCCGTTGGAGACGGTGGCGAAAAGATAGCTGTCCGGGTGGATCGGCACGTGCTCGTTAAGGTCGCTGGGCGCAGGGTCAAGCGAGGACGCGAGCGGGCCGTCGCCAAGCCCTCCGTCGCCGTGGCAGACGGAGCAGAACTGGAGGTAGGAAGTCTTTCCCTGGTCGATAGAGGCGGCCGTCGCGGGGAATGGGTTTTCGGCCGGGACTACGTAGTC comes from the SAR202 cluster bacterium genome and includes:
- a CDS encoding c-type cytochrome, which translates into the protein MFKNPGRFDYVCSAHPDGQLTYHVSPGPNPTVLLGAQLTLAGILVQVSGLIMGGFTGIRGIGALAGGAMVLLVGVLTFVEGAGVGESDYVVPAENPFPATAASIDQGKTSYLQFCSVCHGDGGLGDGPLASSLDPAPSDLNEHVPIHPDSYLFATVSNGLPGSGMPALGGAMTEEEIWRLINYLRDFAGKQ
- a CDS encoding TlpA family protein disulfide reductase, which encodes MDDTTVGHNRGRMRRAVFIDAATLIAGALAFLWAGAVVGRAADRAADFSISLYQGDSADGGESLGLSELRGKPVIVNFWAVWCGPCREEMPIFEHVYRDYGHLGLTVVGVDMGLPGEASEQQARDFIREIGVTYPVGIPPSEEARAAYGVSGLPVTVCIDRRGKIASRWSGAITDEALDQQVRLILAD